TGGAGCACATAACAGATTGAATACCAGGAAGGAATATGCAGAAGCAGTTGTGAAGCTTCTGGCGAGCGTTCCCCATATTTCATCTCCGTTCTCAGCCACTTCAGCAAAACCATAGAGGATACCGAAGGTTCCTACTACATTTTCCTTTGCTATCAGGCCACTGACAGCTGCAACCGCTGCTTTCCAGTTTCCCCATCCCAACGGGATAAAAATCCATGCAATGCCGCGTCCAATAACTGCAAGCACCGAATTTTCCATATCTTCTACCATACCAAAGGAGCCATTTTCTATTCCAAAGCTCTGTGTAAACCAGATAAAGATTGTAGCAAGAAGGATTACTGTTCCTGCTTTCTTGATAAAGGACCAGCCGCGTTCCCACATACTTCTCAAGATATTCACAACCGTTGGCATATGATAAGCCGGAAGTTCCATGACAAAAGGCGCCGGATCGCCTGCAAACATCTTTGTCTTCTTAAGAATAATTCCTGAACATATAATTGCCAGTACACCAACAATATATGCACTGGGAGCTACCCACCATGCTCCATGAAACAAAGCTCCGGCAATCAATGCAATAATTGGCAGCTTGGCACCGCAGGGAATGAAGGTCGTTGTCATGATAGTCATCTTCCGGTCACGATCATTTTCGATCGTTCTGGAAGCCATAATTCCCGGAACGCCGCATCCGGTACCTATCAGCATGGGAATAAATGATTTTCCGGAAAGTCCAAATTTACGGAAGATACGATCCATGATAAACGCAACTCTTGCCATATAGCCGCATGCTTCCAGAAAACCAAGAAACGCAAACAGTACAAGCATCTGAGGAACGAATCCCAGCACCGCACCGACACCGGCGATGATTCCGTCTACAATCAGACTTTGCAGCCAGGGTGCACAATTAATCGCTTCAAGTCCCGAAGTTGCCAGAGCCGGTATGCTTGGAATATGAAGAGAAGAGATGCCAAACAGATTCCAGCCGTCCGCAAAAACTCCATCATTCACCCAGTCTGTTGCCCAGGTTCCAACTGTCGTCACAGATACATAATACACAAGTGCCATGACCACAAAGAATATCGGAAGACCCAGCCACCGGTTTGTGACAACGCGATCAATTTTATCTGAAGTAGTCAGTTTGTTTCGATTCTTCTTTATATATGATTTCTTAATTACTTCCCCTATGTACTCATACCGTTCGTTGGTAATGATACTTTCCGCATCATCATCCAGCTTATTTTCAATAACCGTAATGATGGATTCCACATTCGGAACGATCTTCATCGTATCCTTGATCTTTTCATCTCTCTCAAAAAGCTTGATTGCAAAGAAACGTCTCTGTTCCGGCGGGATATTGCTGTCCAACTGCCCCTGGATTTGATTCAACCCATCCTCAACAATTTTCTGGAAGCTATGAACAGGAACATGCTTACTCTTGTTCTTTGCCAGCTCCACGGCCTTATCGGCTGCTTCCTTAATTCCCTTTCCCTTTAATGCAGATATCTCGACGATCTGACATCCCAGTTGCCTGGAAAGGTCTTCTTTTTTTATTTTATCTCCGTTTTTCTCAACGACATCCATCATGTTGATGGCCATGACCACCGGAATTCCCAGCTCCATCAGCTGCGTACTAAGATATAAATTTCGCTCAAGGTTTGTTCCGTCTATAATATTAAGAATAGCATCCGGACGTTCTGTAATCAGATAGTTACGAGCGACCACTTCCTCCAGCGTATAGGGTGATAAAGAATAGATTCCCGGAAGATCCATGATGATTACATCTTTATGCCCTTTAAGTTTACCTTCCTTTTTTTCTACCGTTACACCCGGCCAGTTACCAACAAATTGATTTGATCCGGTCAGCGCATTGAACAATGTCGTCTTTCCGGAATTGGGATTCCCGGCCAATGCAATTTTTACTGACATTTCATTTTCCTCCTCATTCTTTCTCGTTTACACAAGAAAAGTTAGATTTCTCTAACCCTGTTTCAAAATCAGTTACAGTTCAGCCATAGGCAAAAATCATTTCACTTCAATCATCTCCGCATCTGCTTTACGTAAAGACAACTCGTATCCTCGTACATTGACCTCTATCGGGTCACCCAGGGGCGCCACCTTTCGAACATAAACTTCTGTTCCTTTTGTGATCCCCATGTCCATAATCCGTCGCTTTACAGCGCCTTCTCCATGAAGTTTCACAACAGAAACAGTCTGACCAACCTTTACCTGTTTAAGTGTTTCCATCTTTGATACTCCTCCTTTTATCAGCCATGCAGGCTTGCATCCAATCGCTTTATTGAAAATAGAATATAGATTTTAAATGATAATTTTATTAGCCATCTCTTTACTGATAGCAACTCTGGAGTCTTTGACATTGACAATCACATTCCCACTTATAATAGAAATGACCGTCACCTCACCACCAGCCACAAATCCTAAGTTCTCCAGATGTCTCCTGATTTCACTCTTACCGCCAACTCTGACAATCCTGTTGGACATACCCGCTGTAGCCATACTCAAAGGCATCACATCATCACTCCTTTCCCAAAAAGTTACCCTTATCTAACTACCTAAAGGTTAGCACATGCTAACCTGATTGTCAATATAAAAATTTGTATTTTAGCTTACTTTTTCTGCGATTTTTATTGACGATTTCTAAGGAAAGGTATATGATATGAATATATGAACAATCATTCATATGTTTGATCGAGTTATTAGTGGAGGACATCGTATGACAAAGAAAGTATACACTATAGAAAATCTGGACTGTGCAAATTGTGCTGCTGCTGTAGAGCGGAAAATCAATGCCCTTCCAGATGTACAGGAAGCAATCCTGACGTTTGCAACAAAGCAGCTTCGAATAACTGCAGAGGATCCTGATTCATTATTGGAGACGATTCGGGCAACAGCTTTAAGTGTGGAGCCCGGCGTAGAAATCTATCCCAGAAATCGTTCTTCCTCGCATGTTCATACGGATACCGGATGTTCACATGAACATGAGAACTGCTGCAGTGAACATACGCACACACAGGCATGTGACAATTGCAGCGAAGAAGAACACAAATATAACCACGCGTCCGGTGACGCTTACGACCGCGAAGATATGGTATCTGCACCACCCCGCACAGGAATTCTGAACGCTGAAAACCGCAGAGAATTTATAGAAGTGGGGCTTGGAATCATTCTGTTTGCCTCCGCTTTTCTGGTAAGATACTTAGGCTTTGATTTTGTATCCATCGCTCTGTTTGCTCTGGCTTATATCGACCTTGGCGGCAAGATTGTATGGACTGCCGTTAAAAACCTGACCAAAGGCAAGGTTTTTGATGAAAATTTTCTGATGAGTATTGCAACACTTGGGGCATTTACAATCCAGGAATACGCCGAAGCCACAGGTGTTATGCTTTTTTACCGTATTGGTGAATTATTTGAAGATATAGCTGTGGAGCGCAGCCGCTCACAGATTATGGATGCTGTGGATATGCGTCCTGAAGTAGTCACAAGAGTCGAGCCAGGAGGGTTGCACACCATTCCCTCTGCAGATGCAAAAGTCGGAGATATCCTGCAGATAAAGCCTGGCGACCGGATTCCGCTGGATGGGGTTATCACAGACGGTCAGAGCAGGATTGACACCTCACCTGTAACCGGCGAATCTGTTCCGGTCAGCGCAGTCCCCGGGGATTCTGTTATTTCTGGCTGCATTAACACCTCTGGTCTTTTAAAAATACGTGTTGAAAAGGTCCTGGAGGAATCCATGGTGACAAAAATTCTGGATTCTGTGGAAAATGCCGCTGCCAGCAAGCCACAGATTGAGCGCTTTATCTCCAGATTTGCACGGATTTATACTCCTTTTGTTGTTGCACTGGCTCTTGGTACAGCGATTATCCCCTCTTTGATTACCGGTGACTGGAACTACTGGGTTTATACAGCACTTACCTTTTTGGTAATCAGCTGTCCCTGTGCGTTGGTTTTAAGTGTTCCTCTGGCCTTTTTCTCCGGCATCGGGGCAGGATCCAGGAAGGGAATCTTATTTAAAGGCGGAGTATCACTTGAAGCGATGAACAATGTAAAAACTGTAGTGATGGATAAAACCGGTACGATTACAAAGGGGAATTTTGTTCTCCACGAAGCTGTGCCGACGAAAGGCACCTCAACCGCCGGACTTTTATCTCTCTGTGCTTCCGGCGAATCAACATCCACGCATCCGATTGCCCACAGCATTGTCTCTGCTGCAAAAAGTGCAAATCTTAATATCCCGGAACCACACTCCGTGGAAGAGATTGCGGGACATGGTGTTCGTGCGGTGCTGGCAGAAGGAGAACTTCTCTGCGGAAACAGAAAGCTTATGGAGCAATTCGGCATTCAGATTACCTCCGGAGAGGAAATGTATGGTACAGAAGTCTTTGCAGCACTGAATGGAACCTATATTGGTCATCTGGTTATTTCCGATACAATTAAGGAAGATGCAAGGCCGGCGGTGAATGCGCTGCATAAGCTGGGAATCAAGACAGCTATGCTTACCGGAGATACCTCAGAGAAGGCAGAATCTGTTGCGGAGGAAACAGGAATCGATGAGGTTTATGCAAAGTTGCTTCCACAGGACAAAGTCTCCCAGCTTAGCAAGATTCGCGCGGCGAGCGGGGAAGTAATGTTCGTCGGCGATGGCATTAACGATGCTCCGGTTCTGGCGGGCGCAGATGTGGGCGCAGCTATGGGAAGCGGAGCCGATGCGGCAATCGAAGCAGCCGATGTCGTATTCATGACTTCCAGCATGGAGGCAATTCCGCAGTCTTTGGACATTGCAAGGGCTTCCAGCAGGATTGCACGGCAGAACGTGGTATTTGCCTTAATTATAAAAGTGCTTGTCATGATTCTCGGTCTGTTTGGTTTTGCCAACATGTGGATGGCTGTCTTCGCAGATACCGGAGTGGCTATGCTCTGTGTATTGAACTCAATACGGATTTTATATAAGAAGTAAGTTCGTGTTGTAATTAAAGAAAAAATTGGGTATAATAAGTGTGAGGTGATAGCACTTTATGGAACGTAAAATAATAAAAAAACTTCTATTATGGAAAAACAGTCTGAAACGTATGCCCCTGATTATCTATGGTGCAAGGCAGGTTGGTAAAACCTATACGGCTTTATCTTTTGGGAAACAAAATTATAAAAATACCGTTTATTTTAACATGGAGGATTCTGCGGAAATCACCTCTATCTTTGAACGTGACCTGAAACCTGAGCGCATTATCAGGGAATTATCAGCAATCAGTGGTCAATCAATTTTCAAAGGGGATACATTAATTATCTTCGATGAGATTCAGGCTTGTGAGCGTGCTTTGACTTCTTTGAAGTATTTTTGTGAAAATGCACCGGAATACCATATTATTGCTGCAGGCAGTCTACTGGGTGTAGCCATAAACCGAGGGAAATACTCATTTCCCGTAGGCAAAGTAGATATGATGAACATGTACCCGATGGACTTCGAAGAATT
The window above is part of the Novisyntrophococcus fermenticellae genome. Proteins encoded here:
- the feoB gene encoding ferrous iron transport protein B — protein: MSVKIALAGNPNSGKTTLFNALTGSNQFVGNWPGVTVEKKEGKLKGHKDVIIMDLPGIYSLSPYTLEEVVARNYLITERPDAILNIIDGTNLERNLYLSTQLMELGIPVVMAINMMDVVEKNGDKIKKEDLSRQLGCQIVEISALKGKGIKEAADKAVELAKNKSKHVPVHSFQKIVEDGLNQIQGQLDSNIPPEQRRFFAIKLFERDEKIKDTMKIVPNVESIITVIENKLDDDAESIITNERYEYIGEVIKKSYIKKNRNKLTTSDKIDRVVTNRWLGLPIFFVVMALVYYVSVTTVGTWATDWVNDGVFADGWNLFGISSLHIPSIPALATSGLEAINCAPWLQSLIVDGIIAGVGAVLGFVPQMLVLFAFLGFLEACGYMARVAFIMDRIFRKFGLSGKSFIPMLIGTGCGVPGIMASRTIENDRDRKMTIMTTTFIPCGAKLPIIALIAGALFHGAWWVAPSAYIVGVLAIICSGIILKKTKMFAGDPAPFVMELPAYHMPTVVNILRSMWERGWSFIKKAGTVILLATIFIWFTQSFGIENGSFGMVEDMENSVLAVIGRGIAWIFIPLGWGNWKAAVAAVSGLIAKENVVGTFGILYGFAEVAENGDEIWGTLARSFTTASAYSFLVFNLLCAPCFAAMGAIKREMNNTKWFWFAIGYQTILAYLAAMVIFQIGTLFEGGGFRIGTVAALIVIIFFIYLLFRPNKEEKKSTVKANTGRAV
- a CDS encoding FeoA family protein, which produces METLKQVKVGQTVSVVKLHGEGAVKRRIMDMGITKGTEVYVRKVAPLGDPIEVNVRGYELSLRKADAEMIEVK
- a CDS encoding FeoA family protein; protein product: MPLSMATAGMSNRIVRVGGKSEIRRHLENLGFVAGGEVTVISIISGNVIVNVKDSRVAISKEMANKIII
- a CDS encoding heavy metal translocating P-type ATPase encodes the protein MTKKVYTIENLDCANCAAAVERKINALPDVQEAILTFATKQLRITAEDPDSLLETIRATALSVEPGVEIYPRNRSSSHVHTDTGCSHEHENCCSEHTHTQACDNCSEEEHKYNHASGDAYDREDMVSAPPRTGILNAENRREFIEVGLGIILFASAFLVRYLGFDFVSIALFALAYIDLGGKIVWTAVKNLTKGKVFDENFLMSIATLGAFTIQEYAEATGVMLFYRIGELFEDIAVERSRSQIMDAVDMRPEVVTRVEPGGLHTIPSADAKVGDILQIKPGDRIPLDGVITDGQSRIDTSPVTGESVPVSAVPGDSVISGCINTSGLLKIRVEKVLEESMVTKILDSVENAAASKPQIERFISRFARIYTPFVVALALGTAIIPSLITGDWNYWVYTALTFLVISCPCALVLSVPLAFFSGIGAGSRKGILFKGGVSLEAMNNVKTVVMDKTGTITKGNFVLHEAVPTKGTSTAGLLSLCASGESTSTHPIAHSIVSAAKSANLNIPEPHSVEEIAGHGVRAVLAEGELLCGNRKLMEQFGIQITSGEEMYGTEVFAALNGTYIGHLVISDTIKEDARPAVNALHKLGIKTAMLTGDTSEKAESVAEETGIDEVYAKLLPQDKVSQLSKIRAASGEVMFVGDGINDAPVLAGADVGAAMGSGADAAIEAADVVFMTSSMEAIPQSLDIARASSRIARQNVVFALIIKVLVMILGLFGFANMWMAVFADTGVAMLCVLNSIRILYKK